In one Oryzias latipes chromosome 13, ASM223467v1 genomic region, the following are encoded:
- the LOC101172182 gene encoding microtubule-associated tumor suppressor candidate 2 isoform X2 yields MCERGKPFANGELQNNNQRGAMPAAGDANANEIQAEDGRGTGDGGSLLGLMADTSERDKVIIWGTDSQCDDPELAEFEMLECQELEAYLVEEEDFVGLTERKELQERPSSGDNASVKPTGDNPSQKEINAHVDVTHQQKSSTDEIREVSRTDLSSENEAFVTCLSSISSIATGTQMTESWHVASGSHSAASEDVASQTCGTVSEGSLRPDPSVFAGKSTKKQRDFDMNLNCHSEDVQSQTEVTDTLKDVSDEHKGREETGDMVSGVGDCIQPDTSSFAKESKEKRRNTKNDKSTQADETPQLIKAVKTSTPSSAESKTLKKQGSFDNSLRKQSSFDKSFKKQPSFENTLLKKQLSFESSLKKQGSSEKTSTSNSSSLERRKPWGSPSRPAAPGSPKAASCSPRRRPSGSPAKVQSSRAVSLERSDSSHKNAVPPLKTSVSCSGIPKPVSSQQKEKEPRRSSPPERPKNVRPKIITYVRKNTHPKPQDVALHEASTNPPRLPSYPGHAAQNDSKAFPQSRSTPVLSSSNLLFDKYRQEMQKAGHAGVSAVKPPSSTVPMRPGGKSASFHGEMSRKYLHEYVPQEGGVLHRSPRTLRPQLGLGAVTRQTMANTRLQQIGQKSAVALCQSTPDSKVLPLGNHDLPGQQKGCGPETTPKSLLLKSGQSGLRPPGFSALPASRLAAFGFIQSSSISSVNSNQSSDSSQGDPCRSTQHASCGGDGTPPQKAAALQSKAAIATSRPHPPDAPNLQRRSLPTQPPSPFASRKEFQKDTESAPSPKSSPKRFGVASPKQQSPARGQTVVPGAVRAVRAQQLDRALIQQLQERCEQQALQLQSLQAQLKKASLCLDVFSITTQHFCLKSESAIVRERELSLELAKIRDEVAFNVVRWEQLQQEKEDLERRFEEDLQGLRTQQQRELGALEKRLKAVHLDETEKLQAQQRAELGELQFRQQEQLEEMTESHEASLMEMETTHNDTMATLQEEHARTVRNLKMAHEQQNKSLEEEFKKIRLSLQDQVDTLTFQNRSLRDRAKRFEEALRKSTDEQIVDALAPYKHIEEDLKSLKEVLEMKNQQIHQQELKIAELEKIAEKNVYLEEKLQVLQQQNEDLKERIDMNVAVSRQLSKENANLQVNVEKESNEKKRLSRTNEELLWRLQTGELSPRMSPSASPIHRPSSGPGSPARPHSYHQ; encoded by the exons ATGTGCGAGCGAGGAAAGCCGTTTGCCAATGGGGAATTACAAAATAACAACCAGCGGGGTGCCATGCCGGCTGCCGGAGATGCAAACGCCAATGAGATCCAGGCAGAAGATGGGAGAGGAACAGGAGACGGTGGCTCTCTGCTGGGGCTGATGGCAGATACATCAGAGCGGGATAAAGTCATCATTTGGGGCACAGATTCTCAGTGTGATGACCCCGAGCTGGCTGAGTTTGAGATGCTAGAGTGTCAGGAGCTGGAGGCTTATCTGGTTGAGGAGGAGGACTTTGTTGGACTTACAGAGCGGAAGGAGCTTCAAGAGCGGCCCTCATCAGGGGACAACGCCTCAGTCAAGCCGACAGGTGACAACCCAAGCCAGAAAGAGATAAATGCACATGTAGATGTCACCCACCAGCAGAAATCGAGCACAGATGAGATCAGAGAGGTGTCCCGGACAGACTTGAGCTCTGAAAACGAAGCGTTTGTGACTTGCTTATCCTCTATTTCAAGCATCGCCACGGGTACGCAGATGACTGAGTCCTGGCACGTCGCCTCTGGTTCTCACTCGGCCGCATCCGAGGACGTGGCGTCTCAAACGTGTGGCACGGTCTCTGAAGGCTCTCTAAGACCTGATCCCTCTGTATTTGcaggaaaaagcacaaaaaagcagAGAGACTTTGACATGAATTTGAACTGTCACTCAGAGGATGTCCAATCGCAGACAGAGGTGACGGACACACTGAAGGATGTAAGTGACGAGCACAAAGGCAGGGAGGAAACGGGAGACATGGTGTCAGGAGTTGGTGATTGTATTCAGCCAGACACTTCATCCTTTGCAAAAGAGTCCAAAGAGAAAAGACGCAAcactaaaaatgataaaagcacCCAAGCTGATGAAACTCCTCAACTGATCAAAGCAGTCAAAACAAGCACCCCGTCATCAGCTGAAagcaaaaccttaaaaaaacaaggctCATTTGATAACTCGCTGAGAAAGCAGAGCTCCTTTGACAAGAGTTTCAAAAAGCAGCCTTCTTTTGAGAATACTTTACTGAAAAAACAGCTCTCCTTTGAAAGCTCCCTAAAAAAACAGGGCTCCTCTGAAAAAACCAGCACCTCCAACTCATCAAGCCTGGAGAGGAGGAAGCCGTGGGGAAGCCCAAGTCGACCAGCGGCTCCTGGATCTCCGAAAGCCGCATCCTGCTCTCCCAGGAGAAGACCGTCTGGTTCTCCAGCCAAAGTCCAGAGTAGCAGGGCTGTGAGTTTGGAGCGCAGTGACTCCTCTCACAAAAATGCAGTCCCTCCATTAAAGACAAGTGTGAGCTGCAGCGGGATTCCCAAACCTGTGTCGTCtcagcagaaagaaaaggagCCAAGGAGGTCTTCGCCACCCGAGAGGCCCAAAAATGTTCGACCAAAAATCATCACTTACGTCCGAAAAAATACACATCCAAAACCACAGGATGTTGCCCTGCATGAAGCCTCTACGAACCCTCCAAGATTACCCTCTTACCCTGGCCATGCTGCTCAGAATGACTCAAAGGCTTTTCCCCAGTCCAGATCCACACCTGTGCTTTCTTCCTCCAACCTGCTGTTCGACAAATACCGACAGGAGATGCAGAAAGCTGGACACGCCGGTGTGAGCGCCGTCAAACCGCCAAGCAGCACCGTTCCAATGAGGCCGGGCGGGAAGTCTGCGAGCTTTCACGGTGAGATGTCCAGGAAATATCTCCATGAG TATGTTCCCCAAGAGGGTGGAGTTTTACACCGCTCACCTAGAACTTTAAGGCCTCAGCTTGGGTTGGGGGCAGTCACCAGGCAAACTATGGCCAACACTCGGCTTCAGCAGATCGGTCAAAAGTCAGCTGTTGCCCTGTGCCAGTCTACCCCGGACTCCAAGGTCCTGCCCCTGGGAAACCATGATCTTCCAG GACAACAGAAGGGCTGCGGTCCAGAAACCACCCCTAAAAGCCTCCTGCTTAAATCAGGCCAGTCCGGCCTTCGTCCTCCAGGCTTCTCTGCCCTGCCAGCTTCCCGTCTGGCTGCTTTCGGCTTCATCCAGAGCTCCAGCATCTCGTCCGTCAATAGTAACCAGTCCAGTGACAGCAGCCAGGGTGACCCCTGCCGAAGCACTCAGC ATGCCAGCTGTGGAGGCGATGGCACACCTCCGCAGAAAGCTGCAGCTCTTCAAAGCAAGGCAGCCATCGCTACGAGCAGACCTCACCCTCCCGATGCTCCGAACCTGCAGCGCCGCAGTCTGCCAAcacagcccccctccccattcG CTTCAAGAAAAGAGTTCCAGAAAGACACAGAGAGCGCCCCATCGCCAAAATCTTCACCTAAAAGATTTGGAGTTGCTTCTCCTAAGCAGCAGTCTCCTG CCCGAGGGCAGACAGTGGTCCCTGGGGCTGTACGGGCCGTGAGGGCCCAGCAGCTGGACCGGGCTCtgatccagcagctgcaggagcgATGTGAGCAGCAagccctgcagctgcagagtctTCAGGCTCAGTTAAAGAAGGCCTCCCTGTGCCTCGATGTTTTCAGCATTACCACACAGCATTTTTGTCTCAAG AGTGAGAGTGCCATTGTGAGGGAGAGGGAGCTGTCCCTGGAGCTCGCCAAAATCAGGGATGAAGTTG CTTTCAACGTTGTACGCtgggagcagctgcagcaggagaagGAGGACCTGGAGCGTCGTTTTGAGGAAGACCTGCAGGGATTACGGACGCAGCAGCAGAGGGAGCTGGGAGCGTTGGAGAAGCGTCTGAAGGCTGTGCATCTGGACGAGACGGAGAAGCTGCAGGCCCAACAGCGAGCGGAGCTGGGGGAGCTGCAGTTCAGACAGCAGGAGCAG CTTGAGGAGATGACTGAGAGCCATGAAGCCTCCTTGATGGAGATGGAGACGACCCACAATGACACCATGGCCACGCTGCAAGAGGAGCATGCCAGGACTGTCAGGA aTCTAAAGATGGCTCATGAACAACAAAATAAGTCATTGGAAGAGGAATTTAAAAAGATCAGACTTTCACTACAG GATCAGGTGGACACACTGACCTTCCAGAACAGAAGCCTCAGAGACAGAGCAAAGCGATTTGAAGAAGCTCTTCGCAAAAGTACGGATGAGCAGATTGTG GATGCTTTGGCTCCGTATAAACACATTGAGGAGGACCTGAAGAGCCTGAAAGAAGTTCTGgaaatgaaaaatcaacaaaTCCATCAACAAGAACTGAAGATTGCAGAACTGGAGAAAATA
- the LOC101172182 gene encoding microtubule-associated tumor suppressor candidate 2 isoform X1, with the protein MCERGKPFANGELQNNNQRGAMPAAGDANANEIQAEDGRGTGDGGSLLGLMADTSERDKVIIWGTDSQCDDPELAEFEMLECQELEAYLVEEEDFVGLTERKELQERPSSGDNASVKPTGDNPSQKEINAHVDVTHQQKSSTDEIREVSRTDLSSENEAFVTCLSSISSIATGTQMTESWHVASGSHSAASEDVASQTCGTVSEGSLRPDPSVFAGKSTKKQRDFDMNLNCHSEDVQSQTEVTDTLKDVSDEHKGREETGDMVSGVGDCIQPDTSSFAKESKEKRRNTKNDKSTQADETPQLIKAVKTSTPSSAESKTLKKQGSFDNSLRKQSSFDKSFKKQPSFENTLLKKQLSFESSLKKQGSSEKTSTSNSSSLERRKPWGSPSRPAAPGSPKAASCSPRRRPSGSPAKVQSSRAVSLERSDSSHKNAVPPLKTSVSCSGIPKPVSSQQKEKEPRRSSPPERPKNVRPKIITYVRKNTHPKPQDVALHEASTNPPRLPSYPGHAAQNDSKAFPQSRSTPVLSSSNLLFDKYRQEMQKAGHAGVSAVKPPSSTVPMRPGGKSASFHGEMSRKYLHEYVPQEGGVLHRSPRTLRPQLGLGAVTRQTMANTRLQQIGQKSAVALCQSTPDSKVLPLGNHDLPGQQKGCGPETTPKSLLLKSGQSGLRPPGFSALPASRLAAFGFIQSSSISSVNSNQSSDSSQGDPCRSTQHASCGGDGTPPQKAAALQSKAAIATSRPHPPDAPNLQRRSLPTQPPSPFASRKEFQKDTESAPSPKSSPKRFGVASPKQQSPARGQTVVPGAVRAVRAQQLDRALIQQLQERCEQQALQLQSLQAQLKKASLCLDVFSITTQHFCLKSESAIVRERELSLELAKIRDEVAFNVVRWEQLQQEKEDLERRFEEDLQGLRTQQQRELGALEKRLKAVHLDETEKLQAQQRAELGELQFRQQEQLEEMTESHEASLMEMETTHNDTMATLQEEHARTVRNLKMAHEQQNKSLEEEFKKIRLSLQDQVDTLTFQNRSLRDRAKRFEEALRKSTDEQIVDALAPYKHIEEDLKSLKEVLEMKNQQIHQQELKIAELEKIQAEKNVYLEEKLQVLQQQNEDLKERIDMNVAVSRQLSKENANLQVNVEKESNEKKRLSRTNEELLWRLQTGELSPRMSPSASPIHRPSSGPGSPARPHSYHQ; encoded by the exons ATGTGCGAGCGAGGAAAGCCGTTTGCCAATGGGGAATTACAAAATAACAACCAGCGGGGTGCCATGCCGGCTGCCGGAGATGCAAACGCCAATGAGATCCAGGCAGAAGATGGGAGAGGAACAGGAGACGGTGGCTCTCTGCTGGGGCTGATGGCAGATACATCAGAGCGGGATAAAGTCATCATTTGGGGCACAGATTCTCAGTGTGATGACCCCGAGCTGGCTGAGTTTGAGATGCTAGAGTGTCAGGAGCTGGAGGCTTATCTGGTTGAGGAGGAGGACTTTGTTGGACTTACAGAGCGGAAGGAGCTTCAAGAGCGGCCCTCATCAGGGGACAACGCCTCAGTCAAGCCGACAGGTGACAACCCAAGCCAGAAAGAGATAAATGCACATGTAGATGTCACCCACCAGCAGAAATCGAGCACAGATGAGATCAGAGAGGTGTCCCGGACAGACTTGAGCTCTGAAAACGAAGCGTTTGTGACTTGCTTATCCTCTATTTCAAGCATCGCCACGGGTACGCAGATGACTGAGTCCTGGCACGTCGCCTCTGGTTCTCACTCGGCCGCATCCGAGGACGTGGCGTCTCAAACGTGTGGCACGGTCTCTGAAGGCTCTCTAAGACCTGATCCCTCTGTATTTGcaggaaaaagcacaaaaaagcagAGAGACTTTGACATGAATTTGAACTGTCACTCAGAGGATGTCCAATCGCAGACAGAGGTGACGGACACACTGAAGGATGTAAGTGACGAGCACAAAGGCAGGGAGGAAACGGGAGACATGGTGTCAGGAGTTGGTGATTGTATTCAGCCAGACACTTCATCCTTTGCAAAAGAGTCCAAAGAGAAAAGACGCAAcactaaaaatgataaaagcacCCAAGCTGATGAAACTCCTCAACTGATCAAAGCAGTCAAAACAAGCACCCCGTCATCAGCTGAAagcaaaaccttaaaaaaacaaggctCATTTGATAACTCGCTGAGAAAGCAGAGCTCCTTTGACAAGAGTTTCAAAAAGCAGCCTTCTTTTGAGAATACTTTACTGAAAAAACAGCTCTCCTTTGAAAGCTCCCTAAAAAAACAGGGCTCCTCTGAAAAAACCAGCACCTCCAACTCATCAAGCCTGGAGAGGAGGAAGCCGTGGGGAAGCCCAAGTCGACCAGCGGCTCCTGGATCTCCGAAAGCCGCATCCTGCTCTCCCAGGAGAAGACCGTCTGGTTCTCCAGCCAAAGTCCAGAGTAGCAGGGCTGTGAGTTTGGAGCGCAGTGACTCCTCTCACAAAAATGCAGTCCCTCCATTAAAGACAAGTGTGAGCTGCAGCGGGATTCCCAAACCTGTGTCGTCtcagcagaaagaaaaggagCCAAGGAGGTCTTCGCCACCCGAGAGGCCCAAAAATGTTCGACCAAAAATCATCACTTACGTCCGAAAAAATACACATCCAAAACCACAGGATGTTGCCCTGCATGAAGCCTCTACGAACCCTCCAAGATTACCCTCTTACCCTGGCCATGCTGCTCAGAATGACTCAAAGGCTTTTCCCCAGTCCAGATCCACACCTGTGCTTTCTTCCTCCAACCTGCTGTTCGACAAATACCGACAGGAGATGCAGAAAGCTGGACACGCCGGTGTGAGCGCCGTCAAACCGCCAAGCAGCACCGTTCCAATGAGGCCGGGCGGGAAGTCTGCGAGCTTTCACGGTGAGATGTCCAGGAAATATCTCCATGAG TATGTTCCCCAAGAGGGTGGAGTTTTACACCGCTCACCTAGAACTTTAAGGCCTCAGCTTGGGTTGGGGGCAGTCACCAGGCAAACTATGGCCAACACTCGGCTTCAGCAGATCGGTCAAAAGTCAGCTGTTGCCCTGTGCCAGTCTACCCCGGACTCCAAGGTCCTGCCCCTGGGAAACCATGATCTTCCAG GACAACAGAAGGGCTGCGGTCCAGAAACCACCCCTAAAAGCCTCCTGCTTAAATCAGGCCAGTCCGGCCTTCGTCCTCCAGGCTTCTCTGCCCTGCCAGCTTCCCGTCTGGCTGCTTTCGGCTTCATCCAGAGCTCCAGCATCTCGTCCGTCAATAGTAACCAGTCCAGTGACAGCAGCCAGGGTGACCCCTGCCGAAGCACTCAGC ATGCCAGCTGTGGAGGCGATGGCACACCTCCGCAGAAAGCTGCAGCTCTTCAAAGCAAGGCAGCCATCGCTACGAGCAGACCTCACCCTCCCGATGCTCCGAACCTGCAGCGCCGCAGTCTGCCAAcacagcccccctccccattcG CTTCAAGAAAAGAGTTCCAGAAAGACACAGAGAGCGCCCCATCGCCAAAATCTTCACCTAAAAGATTTGGAGTTGCTTCTCCTAAGCAGCAGTCTCCTG CCCGAGGGCAGACAGTGGTCCCTGGGGCTGTACGGGCCGTGAGGGCCCAGCAGCTGGACCGGGCTCtgatccagcagctgcaggagcgATGTGAGCAGCAagccctgcagctgcagagtctTCAGGCTCAGTTAAAGAAGGCCTCCCTGTGCCTCGATGTTTTCAGCATTACCACACAGCATTTTTGTCTCAAG AGTGAGAGTGCCATTGTGAGGGAGAGGGAGCTGTCCCTGGAGCTCGCCAAAATCAGGGATGAAGTTG CTTTCAACGTTGTACGCtgggagcagctgcagcaggagaagGAGGACCTGGAGCGTCGTTTTGAGGAAGACCTGCAGGGATTACGGACGCAGCAGCAGAGGGAGCTGGGAGCGTTGGAGAAGCGTCTGAAGGCTGTGCATCTGGACGAGACGGAGAAGCTGCAGGCCCAACAGCGAGCGGAGCTGGGGGAGCTGCAGTTCAGACAGCAGGAGCAG CTTGAGGAGATGACTGAGAGCCATGAAGCCTCCTTGATGGAGATGGAGACGACCCACAATGACACCATGGCCACGCTGCAAGAGGAGCATGCCAGGACTGTCAGGA aTCTAAAGATGGCTCATGAACAACAAAATAAGTCATTGGAAGAGGAATTTAAAAAGATCAGACTTTCACTACAG GATCAGGTGGACACACTGACCTTCCAGAACAGAAGCCTCAGAGACAGAGCAAAGCGATTTGAAGAAGCTCTTCGCAAAAGTACGGATGAGCAGATTGTG GATGCTTTGGCTCCGTATAAACACATTGAGGAGGACCTGAAGAGCCTGAAAGAAGTTCTGgaaatgaaaaatcaacaaaTCCATCAACAAGAACTGAAGATTGCAGAACTGGAGAAAATA